A genomic segment from Syntrophotalea acetylenivorans encodes:
- a CDS encoding aldo/keto reductase, whose protein sequence is MNKTQNDHAQEGGFAKLDRRKFLIAGAGVAAASLLPHVSAAAQVQPGQSSPGGTGQGSLQQPPRQGRRRLGALEVSSIGLGVQNMSRKYETTVPYRPEMINVIRAAFDHGVTFFDAAEAYGPFEVERILGEGVAPFRDQVVIATKFGWNIDQNTGARLPGLNSRPEHIKRVVEAMLRRLRTDRIDLLYQHRVDPNVPIEDVAGAVKDLMNQGKVLHWGLSEMGLKTLRRAHAELPVTAVQNEYSMLWRGPEKEVLPACEELGIGFVPWSPLGVQFLTGWFDADTRFAPGDFRGTESRFSPENLPYNLALVELVKKWAERKNATPAQIALAWLMAQKPWIVPIPGTTHREHMHQNVGAVAVRFTPAELAELNKSVAVIKIRGQRLPDAVQAFSDVEAPPKR, encoded by the coding sequence ATGAATAAAACTCAAAACGATCATGCTCAAGAGGGTGGCTTCGCTAAGCTGGATCGACGCAAGTTTCTCATCGCCGGGGCAGGGGTGGCCGCAGCCTCGTTGTTGCCTCATGTTTCTGCCGCCGCACAAGTGCAGCCCGGGCAGAGTTCCCCCGGGGGCACAGGTCAAGGCAGCCTTCAGCAGCCCCCACGCCAGGGGCGCCGCAGGCTTGGCGCACTCGAGGTGTCGAGCATTGGGCTCGGTGTTCAGAACATGAGCCGCAAGTATGAAACCACCGTGCCGTACCGTCCGGAAATGATAAACGTTATCCGCGCCGCCTTCGATCATGGTGTCACCTTTTTCGATGCGGCGGAGGCTTACGGCCCCTTCGAAGTGGAGCGCATCCTCGGTGAAGGGGTGGCCCCTTTTCGCGATCAGGTCGTGATTGCAACTAAGTTTGGCTGGAACATCGATCAGAACACTGGCGCGCGCCTCCCTGGACTCAACAGCCGCCCGGAACATATCAAGCGGGTCGTCGAGGCTATGCTCAGACGCCTTCGGACCGATCGCATCGATCTCCTCTACCAGCACCGAGTCGATCCCAACGTCCCGATCGAGGACGTCGCAGGGGCAGTCAAGGACCTGATGAATCAGGGTAAGGTCCTGCACTGGGGGCTGTCCGAGATGGGGCTTAAGACGCTGCGGCGCGCTCATGCTGAACTGCCCGTTACTGCGGTCCAGAACGAGTATTCCATGCTATGGCGCGGACCTGAGAAGGAAGTGCTCCCGGCTTGCGAGGAACTGGGTATTGGCTTTGTGCCCTGGAGCCCCCTCGGTGTGCAGTTTCTAACCGGCTGGTTCGACGCGGATACCCGGTTCGCTCCCGGTGACTTTCGAGGCACCGAGTCCCGGTTCTCGCCAGAGAATCTGCCGTACAACCTGGCGCTCGTGGAATTGGTGAAGAAGTGGGCCGAACGAAAAAATGCCACACCAGCGCAAATTGCCTTGGCATGGCTGATGGCGCAGAAGCCCTGGATTGTGCCGATCCCAGGAACGACACATCGGGAGCATATGCACCAGAATGTTGGCGCGGTTGCTGTTCGTTTCACACCCGCCGAGCTGGCCGAGCTGAATAAGTCTGTTGCGGTGATCAAGATTCGGGGACAGCGTCTTCCAGACGCAGTGCAGGCCTTTTCGGATGTAGAAGCGCCGCCGAAGAGATGA
- a CDS encoding carboxymuconolactone decarboxylase family protein produces MNVTILADKEHKQGKTMKKFTIIIATLVVAVVCLAGTSKARAEGCEALSAKEKKIIPIAAFTASGDMQKLETALSEGLDSGLTVNEIKEILVHAYAYAGFPRALNGINTFMAVMDKRKEQGIKDNIGKQATAMAAEFDKTAYGHKTRNALVGRDVSKRTSGYPVFTPIIDQFLVEHLFADIFYRDVLSHQQRELATISILAAMTGTEPQLKAHLRVSMNAGLGKTQLEDYISVLRQDVSVESAEKATAVLNDLLGISPPENQAKSVKVIKKEQPTKASADYFTGHVTVESRFSAEIPESYRGGIVNFESGARTAWHTHPFGQTLIVTSGRGLVQSEGEAVQEILPGDVVWIPADERHWHGAAPDSPMSHVAISAPRNGLTVQWLEHVNDEQYGY; encoded by the coding sequence TTGAATGTAACGATCCTCGCTGACAAGGAACATAAACAAGGGAAAACTATGAAAAAATTTACAATAATTATCGCCACATTGGTTGTCGCGGTGGTTTGTTTAGCGGGTACTTCTAAAGCGCGGGCAGAGGGATGTGAAGCATTAAGTGCCAAGGAGAAAAAAATCATCCCCATTGCGGCCTTTACCGCGAGTGGAGATATGCAGAAGCTTGAAACAGCCCTGAGTGAAGGTCTGGATTCTGGACTTACTGTAAATGAAATAAAAGAAATTCTGGTTCATGCCTATGCCTATGCTGGTTTTCCACGGGCCCTGAATGGCATCAATACATTCATGGCCGTCATGGATAAACGCAAAGAGCAAGGCATAAAAGACAACATTGGTAAACAGGCAACGGCCATGGCCGCCGAGTTCGATAAGACCGCATATGGTCACAAAACCCGCAATGCCCTTGTGGGCAGGGATGTATCGAAACGCACGAGCGGGTATCCGGTTTTTACCCCCATCATTGACCAGTTTTTAGTGGAGCATCTGTTTGCGGATATTTTTTATCGAGATGTTCTCAGCCATCAACAACGCGAACTGGCGACCATCAGTATTCTAGCCGCTATGACAGGGACAGAACCACAGCTCAAAGCACATCTTAGAGTCTCCATGAATGCTGGGTTGGGCAAAACGCAGCTTGAAGACTATATTTCGGTTCTCAGGCAGGACGTCAGTGTAGAAAGCGCTGAAAAAGCCACTGCGGTTCTCAACGACCTCCTCGGCATCAGCCCGCCGGAGAACCAGGCCAAATCCGTTAAGGTCATCAAAAAAGAGCAGCCGACAAAGGCTTCGGCAGATTATTTCACTGGCCATGTCACCGTCGAGTCCAGGTTTTCTGCAGAAATACCCGAAAGTTATCGTGGCGGAATTGTAAATTTTGAGTCCGGGGCACGCACGGCATGGCACACACATCCTTTCGGACAGACTCTGATCGTTACTTCCGGCCGGGGGTTGGTCCAGTCGGAAGGTGAAGCCGTTCAGGAAATCCTGCCGGGGGACGTAGTCTGGATTCCGGCGGATGAACGTCATTGGCATGGCGCTGCACCGGATAGCCCTATGTCGCATGTCGCAATCTCTGCTCCCCGCAATGGTTTAACCGTTCAATGGCTGGAGCATGTCAATGACGAACAATATGGGTACTGA
- a CDS encoding alpha/beta hydrolase codes for MKTKFRKLMLALTLTLLSVSLSACSIAERSGKPGLLVIQEQGSFAVGGTVITNPGTFDPLKMTPEGQTFHGDHAYVFYQIPENPRKLPLVLWHGFGQFSKTWETTPDGREGYQNLFLRRGYEVYVLDQPRRGNAGRSTQPATLAPVPDEQRWFNIFRIGVWPEYFSGVQFSRASEALGQYFRQLAPDTGPIDIDVNSDAVAALFDKIGPGILVTHSHSGGMGWQTVIKSPDIRAVVSYEPGSNFVFPEGDVPAPKPSSGGTLEGVPVPLSDFMKLTKIPIVIYYGDYIPELPSKNPGQDMWRIRLEMARLWADAVNRHGGDATVVHLPEIGVRGNTHLPFSDLNNLEIANLMSDWLAKKGLD; via the coding sequence ATGAAGACAAAGTTTCGGAAGCTCATGCTTGCGCTCACACTGACTTTGCTCAGCGTGAGCCTCTCCGCCTGCTCAATTGCTGAGCGAAGCGGCAAACCCGGATTGCTGGTCATTCAGGAGCAAGGGAGTTTTGCCGTCGGCGGCACCGTAATCACTAACCCCGGAACGTTTGACCCGCTCAAAATGACTCCGGAGGGCCAGACCTTCCACGGAGACCACGCCTACGTGTTCTACCAAATTCCGGAAAACCCCAGGAAATTGCCGCTTGTGCTCTGGCATGGCTTCGGGCAGTTCTCAAAGACCTGGGAAACCACACCCGATGGACGAGAGGGTTATCAGAATCTCTTCCTCAGGCGAGGTTACGAAGTTTATGTACTTGACCAACCACGTCGAGGCAATGCGGGGCGCAGCACCCAACCGGCGACCTTGGCACCTGTGCCGGATGAACAGCGATGGTTTAATATTTTTCGCATCGGGGTCTGGCCCGAGTATTTCTCTGGTGTACAGTTCTCCCGGGCCTCGGAAGCGTTGGGTCAGTACTTTCGTCAGCTGGCTCCTGATACCGGCCCGATCGATATCGACGTAAACTCGGATGCCGTGGCAGCACTCTTCGACAAGATAGGTCCGGGTATCCTTGTTACCCATTCGCACAGTGGTGGCATGGGTTGGCAAACTGTAATCAAAAGCCCCGATATTCGTGCTGTCGTCTCTTATGAACCCGGCAGTAATTTTGTTTTTCCGGAAGGTGATGTGCCAGCCCCAAAACCCAGCTCTGGAGGGACACTTGAGGGTGTGCCTGTTCCATTGTCTGACTTCATGAAACTCACCAAGATTCCGATCGTCATCTATTACGGTGACTATATCCCAGAACTGCCTTCAAAAAATCCGGGTCAGGACATGTGGCGGATACGCCTGGAAATGGCGCGTCTGTGGGCCGATGCGGTGAATCGGCACGGGGGCGATGCCACGGTCGTGCATTTGCCGGAAATAGGAGTACGCGGCAATACGCACTTGCCATTTTCGGATCTGAATAATCTCGAAATCGCGAACCTTATGTCCGACTGGCTAGCAAAGAAAGGGTTGGATTAG
- a CDS encoding alpha/beta hydrolase, with protein MPSLKIVALLLVAALSISPGATMAAGYTLNPFTLTYDGAITENAAGKVNIHSVTYQLNGIAISANVYTPANYNPSKHYPAVVVAHPNGGVKEQVAGLYAQRLAEQGYLTIAADAAYQGASGGLPRNVDKPANRIEDVRGMADFITQFAGVDADHLGLLGICGGGGYALKAAQTDKRFKAVATLSMFNSGLVRRNGYLGSQISTIQERLKQASDARAQEAAGGEIIYAGDVQLTDEQIAQLPFDLYRQGFEYYGKTHAHPNSTFKYTMSSLLDLMNFDAASHMALINQPLLMMAGSKADSLYMTQSAFKGATSAKNKELFLLDGATHIETYWKPQYVNQAMDKLTQFFGKVLK; from the coding sequence ATGCCCAGCTTGAAAATCGTAGCGTTGCTATTAGTGGCGGCGCTCAGCATTTCACCAGGAGCAACCATGGCAGCAGGCTATACACTTAATCCGTTTACCCTCACCTACGACGGCGCGATTACCGAAAATGCAGCAGGCAAAGTGAATATCCATTCGGTCACTTACCAGCTCAACGGTATTGCTATCTCCGCGAACGTGTATACCCCTGCGAACTATAACCCGAGCAAGCACTACCCGGCGGTGGTGGTGGCTCACCCCAATGGTGGCGTGAAAGAGCAAGTCGCCGGCTTGTATGCTCAGCGTTTGGCAGAACAGGGATACCTCACCATTGCTGCGGATGCGGCGTATCAAGGCGCCAGCGGTGGTCTGCCCCGCAATGTGGACAAGCCGGCAAACCGGATTGAAGATGTACGCGGCATGGCCGACTTCATCACGCAATTTGCCGGTGTCGATGCCGACCACCTAGGCTTGCTGGGTATCTGTGGCGGTGGCGGCTATGCCTTGAAGGCGGCCCAAACCGACAAGCGGTTTAAGGCCGTTGCCACTTTGAGTATGTTTAATTCCGGCCTGGTGCGACGCAACGGCTATCTGGGCTCGCAAATATCCACCATACAGGAACGCTTAAAGCAAGCCTCAGACGCCCGTGCGCAAGAAGCCGCCGGCGGTGAAATTATCTATGCAGGTGATGTGCAGCTGACGGATGAACAAATCGCCCAGTTGCCGTTTGATTTGTATCGCCAGGGTTTTGAATATTACGGCAAGACCCACGCCCACCCCAACTCCACGTTCAAATACACTATGAGCAGTCTCCTCGATTTAATGAATTTCGATGCGGCCAGCCATATGGCCCTGATCAACCAACCGTTACTGATGATGGCAGGCAGCAAGGCCGATTCCCTGTACATGACCCAAAGTGCGTTTAAGGGGGCGACCAGCGCAAAAAATAAGGAATTGTTCCTGCTTGACGGTGCAACTCACATCGAAACCTATTGGAAGCCGCAATATGTGAATCAGGCCATGGATAAATTGACCCAATTCTTCGGCAAGGTGCTGAAGTAA
- a CDS encoding MFS transporter, producing MNSENQKLATTSSASPGAVLAIVLVSYLIIVLDISIVITGLPEIRQALGFSPIGLSWVQNAYLLCFGGFLLLAARTGDILGRKRMLILGLTLFTASSFAIGIAGTPAWLIGARAVQGVGAAILAPTVLSLIATTFPDGPERTKALAYYSMVAGAGASLGLVLGGIFADQLSWRIGFFMNVPIGIGLIMAAARLLVESKRTGGAFDVLGAICSTLGMGALVYGIVRSAEAGWSDSLTRSALGLSLVLLALFVFNEARVRQPILPLRLFASRERSGAYAARMLFLGAMVSFFFFSTQYMQLVLGFSPLQAGIGFLPMTIPTFLAAMILPNLTRRLGNAGCCVLPWRLRRPACSGWGRPVRTPFSLRISPCR from the coding sequence ATGAATAGTGAAAACCAAAAGCTGGCGACAACGTCGTCAGCCTCTCCCGGTGCGGTGCTGGCCATCGTTTTGGTCAGTTATCTGATCATCGTCCTCGATATTTCCATCGTCATCACCGGTCTCCCCGAGATCCGGCAGGCGCTGGGTTTCTCCCCCATCGGCCTCTCCTGGGTGCAGAACGCCTACTTGCTCTGTTTTGGCGGCTTTCTGCTGCTGGCGGCGCGCACCGGTGATATCTTGGGGCGCAAGCGCATGCTGATCCTGGGCTTGACCCTCTTCACCGCATCGTCCTTTGCCATTGGCATCGCCGGGACACCGGCCTGGCTGATCGGTGCCCGCGCCGTGCAGGGCGTCGGGGCCGCGATCCTCGCCCCGACGGTGCTCTCGCTGATTGCGACGACCTTCCCTGATGGTCCCGAACGGACCAAGGCGCTGGCTTATTACTCGATGGTCGCCGGCGCCGGGGCCAGCCTCGGCCTCGTGCTCGGTGGTATCTTTGCCGATCAGCTCTCCTGGCGGATCGGTTTCTTCATGAATGTGCCGATCGGAATCGGCCTCATCATGGCCGCTGCGCGCCTGCTGGTGGAATCAAAGCGCACCGGCGGCGCCTTTGACGTTCTCGGGGCGATCTGCTCGACCCTGGGGATGGGCGCTCTGGTGTACGGCATCGTGCGTTCGGCCGAGGCCGGCTGGAGCGATTCGCTGACACGCTCCGCCCTCGGTCTCAGCCTGGTCCTGTTGGCGCTCTTTGTCTTCAACGAGGCCCGGGTGAGGCAGCCGATCCTGCCCTTGCGACTGTTTGCCAGCCGCGAACGCTCGGGAGCTTATGCCGCCCGCATGTTGTTTCTCGGCGCCATGGTGAGCTTCTTTTTCTTCTCCACCCAATATATGCAGCTGGTACTCGGTTTCTCGCCGCTGCAGGCCGGCATCGGTTTCCTGCCAATGACCATCCCGACCTTCCTCGCCGCCATGATCTTGCCGAATCTCACCCGCAGGCTCGGCAACGCGGGGTGTTGTGTCTTGCCCTGGCGTTTACGGCGGCCGGCATGTTCTGGCTGGGGCAGGCCGGTCCGCACGCCGTTTTCGTTACGGATATCGCCCTGCCGATGA
- a CDS encoding AraC family transcriptional regulator has product MQKSEGNEKDIAIETLGGSIARLTEQGELQTTAIPALSLFRRTEPTEPVTGMYQPSICLIGQGAKRVQLGDDTYIYDPQHYLITSVHLPTVVQITEASPEKPYLGLRLTFDLHEIAQLMADSQLPPPRTQQSGRGMAIGETTLPLVNAFVRLIDLLDAEEDIPILAPVIQREIIYRLLVGDQGARLRQIAAAGSQSRQIAEAIDWLKGNYTQPLRIDELSTQVNMSISTFHHHFRALTAMSPLQYQKTLRLNEARRLMLMERLDAASAGFQVGYESPSQFSREYSRLFGAPPLRDITNLRQITPLENP; this is encoded by the coding sequence ATGCAGAAGAGCGAGGGCAACGAAAAAGACATTGCCATAGAGACCTTGGGCGGGAGCATTGCCCGATTAACCGAACAGGGCGAGTTGCAGACAACGGCTATTCCGGCCTTGTCTCTGTTTCGGCGGACCGAGCCGACCGAACCGGTCACCGGCATGTACCAGCCGAGCATCTGTCTGATCGGCCAGGGCGCCAAGCGCGTGCAACTCGGTGACGACACCTACATCTACGATCCGCAGCATTACCTGATCACCTCGGTGCACCTGCCGACGGTGGTGCAGATCACCGAAGCCAGCCCGGAAAAGCCCTATCTGGGGCTGCGGCTGACCTTCGACCTGCACGAGATCGCCCAGTTGATGGCGGACAGCCAGCTGCCGCCGCCCCGGACCCAGCAGTCGGGCCGCGGCATGGCAATCGGCGAGACAACCCTGCCGCTGGTGAATGCCTTTGTACGTCTGATCGACCTGCTTGACGCCGAGGAGGATATTCCGATCCTGGCACCGGTCATCCAGCGGGAGATCATCTACCGGTTGCTGGTAGGGGACCAGGGAGCGCGACTGCGCCAGATCGCCGCGGCGGGGAGCCAGAGCCGGCAGATAGCGGAGGCTATCGATTGGCTGAAGGGTAACTACACCCAGCCGTTGCGTATTGACGAGCTGTCAACCCAGGTCAACATGAGCATTTCAACCTTCCATCACCATTTCCGGGCGCTGACGGCCATGAGCCCGCTTCAGTACCAGAAAACGCTGCGTCTGAACGAAGCCAGGCGGCTGATGCTCATGGAACGTTTGGATGCAGCCTCTGCCGGATTCCAAGTCGGCTACGAAAGCCCTTCCCAGTTCAGCCGAGAGTACAGTCGCCTGTTCGGCGCACCGCCATTGCGAGATATCACCAACCTTCGACAAATCACACCCCTTGAAAATCCCTGA